From Methanobacterium petrolearium, a single genomic window includes:
- a CDS encoding glycosyltransferase family 2 protein: MNYVLITPLKDEEKNIHTLKETVFNQTKRPVCWVIVDSGSEDNTFYLLNELAKEYDWIIVTKQKVFFENGYGHLNFSEAINEGYELLKKTCIDYNIKYSLIGKTDATPILSEDYFEILSKEMINDGKLAITCGIQKLVRNGNEFIIKKSYNNILSNFNDIRLYRVDFFEKFGGYPLAPSPDTILLIKALNRGWNVKVVNKTYFRKNRLGGSKIGVWEGSKLKGRYMYILGYHPLIAMLNAFENSRKIPPYYQFLPMLLGFLLATLKHEEKFHDKEIREYYGKNRLKQIIKYFKR, from the coding sequence ATGAATTATGTTTTGATTACCCCACTTAAAGATGAAGAAAAAAATATTCATACTTTAAAAGAGACGGTTTTTAACCAAACGAAAAGACCTGTATGTTGGGTAATTGTTGATAGTGGCAGTGAGGATAATACTTTTTATTTACTGAATGAACTGGCCAAAGAATATGATTGGATTATTGTTACTAAACAAAAAGTTTTCTTTGAGAATGGTTATGGACATTTGAATTTTTCTGAAGCTATTAATGAAGGTTATGAATTATTAAAGAAGACATGCATAGATTATAACATTAAATACTCGTTAATTGGTAAAACTGACGCAACGCCTATCTTAAGTGAAGATTATTTTGAAATTTTGTCAAAAGAAATGATTAATGATGGAAAATTAGCAATAACATGTGGAATTCAAAAATTAGTTCGAAATGGTAATGAATTTATTATAAAAAAATCATATAACAATATTTTAAGCAATTTTAATGATATAAGATTGTATAGAGTTGATTTTTTTGAAAAGTTTGGGGGTTATCCATTGGCACCGTCTCCAGACACAATACTATTAATAAAAGCGTTAAATAGGGGATGGAATGTGAAAGTAGTAAATAAAACTTATTTTAGGAAGAATCGGTTGGGTGGATCGAAAATTGGCGTTTGGGAAGGTTCAAAGTTGAAAGGTAGATATATGTATATTCTTGGTTATCATCCTTTAATTGCTATGCTAAACGCATTCGAAAATTCTAGAAAGATTCCACCATACTATCAATTTTTACCAATGTTGTTGGGATTTTTATTAGCCACATTAAAACATGAAGAAAAATTTCATGACAAGGAAATCAGAGAATATTATGGTAAAAATCGATTAAAACAAATAATAAAATATTTTAAAAGGTAA
- the pssD gene encoding PssD/Cps14F family polysaccharide biosynthesis glycosyltransferase: MKICLVCSPGGHLIEGLKLISASEVHDDIILITHDEAFTLDIPRIKKIYYVKNFLIKRVDQSKPLKFLFIIYAMIYLSFNEFIILIKERPDLILSTGSEIAIPAFLIAKILRIRTIFVETLTRVTELSGTGKILLHIANLFIVQWEFLAKKYKDAIFKGNILETIEIDENKSKNNFIFVTVGTASFPRLVKIMDDLAKVIPEKVIIQLGRTDYTPKNADYLDFTSDLDEFNMMNQQAKIVVSHAGVGNVINILENNDNLIVFPRLEKYNELIDDHQLEFAKVLNKSSIAHVACSEKDIYNFIINIDKLSQRTTFKDSNQSNFLNYLKEALKSNLQV; encoded by the coding sequence ATGAAAATATGTTTAGTATGTTCACCAGGTGGACATTTAATTGAGGGTTTGAAGCTAATTTCTGCATCTGAAGTTCATGATGACATAATTTTAATAACTCACGATGAAGCTTTCACTTTAGATATCCCTAGGATTAAAAAAATATATTATGTTAAGAACTTTCTAATAAAAAGGGTAGATCAAAGCAAACCACTCAAATTTCTGTTTATAATTTATGCAATGATTTATTTATCATTCAATGAGTTCATAATACTTATAAAGGAAAGACCAGACCTTATTTTATCTACAGGATCTGAAATAGCGATTCCTGCTTTTTTAATCGCTAAAATATTAAGGATAAGAACTATCTTTGTTGAAACTTTAACAAGGGTAACCGAACTGTCTGGAACTGGGAAAATATTACTTCATATTGCCAACTTGTTCATAGTACAATGGGAATTTTTGGCTAAAAAATATAAAGACGCAATATTTAAGGGAAACATCCTTGAAACGATAGAAATTGATGAAAATAAATCTAAGAACAACTTCATATTCGTAACGGTGGGAACTGCATCTTTTCCGCGCTTAGTTAAGATTATGGATGATTTGGCAAAGGTTATTCCTGAAAAAGTTATAATACAATTGGGGAGAACAGATTACACGCCAAAAAATGCCGATTATTTGGATTTCACCTCGGATTTAGATGAATTTAATATGATGAATCAGCAAGCAAAGATTGTTGTTTCTCATGCAGGAGTAGGAAACGTTATAAACATTTTGGAAAATAATGATAATTTAATTGTTTTTCCAAGACTTGAAAAATACAATGAACTTATTGATGATCATCAACTCGAATTTGCAAAAGTTCTGAACAAATCATCTATCGCACATGTAGCTTGTAGTGAAAAGGATATATATAATTTTATAATAAATATTGACAAACTTAGTCAAAGAACAACTTTTAAAGATAGTAATCAATCAAATTTTTTAAATTATCTTAAGGAAGCATTGAAATCAAATTTGCAGGTGTAA